Proteins encoded within one genomic window of Nitrospira sp.:
- a CDS encoding chemotaxis protein CheA: protein MSTDLSHFKDAFFEESQEHLTTIEEGLLQLEQRPGDIDLLNRIFRGAHSIKGNSGMFGFTAVSQFTHKMESVLDQLRSSQMVVTVEVADLLLQSLDCLKTLIDCAKSGEAPNDDLVSELGARLEACQSGAAAPKPGAISPAPAQSQAQENHHYLITWVPPRYLFQRGLDPTQFIKELGELGAVSHVALDRSRLPGLKDLDPEQCYLAWTLELDTVKDLKVIEAVFDFVREDSTLTIVDQPLTSSSSSVSSEGVKPLGEILVESGIVSQTELNQALSQQKRVGEILIEQKIATPKQISDALKVQSEAATPAKKAETPSIRVDTVKIDRLINLVGELVITQSMLSDLGSRFEMSQLPVLLERVAQLERNTREIQERVMGIRMVPIGNAFSRFPRLVRDLSGKAGKKIHLILSGEETELDKTVIESIGDPLTHLVRNSADHGLEPPDERVAAGKPEQGIIRLNAFHEGGNICITVEDDGRGLNREKILAKGLKQGLISESDKLSDEQIWMLIFKPGFSTAEKVTDVSGRGVGMDVVKRNIEGLGGTVSIKTTAGKGTTFTLKLPLTLAIIEGMTVRVGKDTYIVPLLSILESIQPKREMIKTLVGKGELVNVRGTYLPLMRLYEVFRLEPELSDPTKAILLILETEGERVAVMVDEILGQQQVVIKSMEQNFRKIEGVAGATILGDGTVGFILDVRGLLNISRKGTAKAA, encoded by the coding sequence ATGAGCACTGACCTGTCCCATTTCAAAGACGCATTCTTCGAAGAATCGCAGGAACACCTGACGACGATCGAGGAAGGATTGCTCCAACTCGAACAACGTCCCGGGGACATCGACCTCCTCAACCGAATTTTCCGCGGCGCACATTCCATCAAAGGCAACAGCGGCATGTTCGGCTTCACGGCCGTCTCTCAGTTTACGCACAAGATGGAATCCGTTCTCGACCAGCTCCGCAGCAGCCAGATGGTGGTGACAGTGGAGGTCGCCGATCTCCTGCTGCAGTCGCTCGATTGCCTCAAGACTTTGATCGATTGCGCAAAGTCCGGGGAGGCGCCCAACGACGATCTGGTGTCAGAATTGGGAGCACGACTCGAAGCCTGTCAGAGCGGGGCGGCAGCGCCCAAGCCTGGGGCGATATCACCCGCGCCGGCGCAGTCTCAGGCACAGGAGAACCATCACTACCTGATCACGTGGGTCCCCCCGCGGTATCTCTTTCAACGAGGACTGGACCCAACCCAGTTCATCAAGGAACTGGGCGAACTGGGCGCCGTGTCCCATGTCGCACTCGATCGCAGCCGATTGCCCGGTTTGAAGGACCTGGATCCAGAGCAGTGCTACCTGGCCTGGACGCTCGAACTGGATACAGTCAAGGATCTGAAGGTCATCGAGGCCGTGTTTGATTTCGTGCGCGAAGACAGCACCTTGACGATCGTCGATCAGCCCCTGACGAGTTCTTCCTCATCCGTTTCGTCCGAGGGTGTGAAGCCCTTAGGCGAAATCCTCGTCGAGAGCGGCATCGTCTCCCAGACAGAGTTGAACCAAGCCCTGTCGCAGCAAAAGCGAGTCGGCGAGATTTTGATCGAACAGAAGATCGCCACGCCGAAACAAATCTCCGACGCCTTAAAGGTCCAATCGGAAGCGGCAACACCCGCGAAAAAGGCGGAAACCCCTTCCATTCGGGTCGATACCGTCAAGATCGATCGATTGATCAATCTCGTAGGCGAACTGGTCATTACGCAGTCCATGTTGAGCGATCTGGGCTCCCGCTTTGAAATGAGTCAGCTTCCTGTCTTGCTGGAACGGGTGGCGCAACTCGAACGCAATACCCGGGAGATTCAGGAACGGGTCATGGGCATTCGCATGGTCCCCATCGGAAACGCGTTTAGCCGGTTTCCGCGCCTCGTCCGCGACCTCTCCGGTAAGGCAGGCAAAAAGATTCATTTGATTCTGTCGGGCGAGGAAACCGAACTCGACAAGACGGTGATCGAATCGATCGGGGATCCATTGACGCACTTGGTACGGAACTCAGCGGACCATGGTCTGGAGCCTCCTGACGAACGGGTGGCGGCAGGCAAGCCCGAGCAAGGTATCATCCGTCTGAATGCGTTCCATGAAGGCGGCAACATCTGCATCACCGTGGAAGACGATGGTCGTGGCCTGAATCGAGAGAAGATCCTCGCCAAAGGCCTCAAGCAAGGACTGATCAGCGAGTCGGACAAATTGTCGGACGAACAGATCTGGATGTTGATTTTCAAACCTGGATTCTCGACTGCTGAAAAGGTCACCGACGTCTCCGGCCGCGGGGTCGGCATGGACGTGGTGAAGCGTAACATCGAAGGCTTGGGCGGCACGGTCAGCATCAAGACCACGGCAGGGAAGGGCACCACTTTTACCCTCAAGCTGCCGCTGACTCTGGCGATCATCGAAGGGATGACGGTTCGAGTCGGCAAGGACACCTACATCGTCCCCCTCCTGTCGATTCTGGAATCGATTCAGCCTAAACGCGAGATGATCAAGACCCTCGTCGGGAAAGGGGAGCTGGTGAACGTGCGCGGCACCTACCTGCCGTTGATGCGTCTCTACGAAGTCTTCCGTCTGGAACCGGAACTGTCGGATCCGACCAAGGCCATCCTCCTGATTCTGGAAACGGAAGGCGAGCGCGTGGCGGTCATGGTCGATGAGATTCTCGGGCAGCAGCAGGTCGTCATCAAGAGCATGGAGCAGAACTTCAGAAAGATCGAAGGCGTCGCCGGCGCCACCATTCTCGGGGACGGCACGGTCGGGTTCATTCTGGATGTCCGCGGATTGCTCAACATTTCTCGGAAAGGGACGGCCAAGGCGGCATAG
- a CDS encoding response regulator, with product MSKTVLVVDDSPTMRQMVAFTLSSAGYKVVEAGNGKEAVGKVNGGTKPDLVVTDLNMPEMDGISLIKEIRKMPALKFTPILMLTTEASDDKKKAGQAAGATGWIVKPFNPEQMMAVIKKVLPG from the coding sequence ATGTCGAAAACAGTCTTAGTGGTCGACGATTCCCCGACGATGCGACAAATGGTGGCTTTTACCCTGAGTAGCGCCGGCTACAAGGTCGTCGAAGCCGGAAACGGCAAGGAGGCGGTCGGGAAAGTCAACGGCGGCACCAAGCCGGACTTGGTCGTCACCGATCTGAACATGCCGGAAATGGACGGCATCTCATTGATCAAGGAAATCCGGAAAATGCCGGCTCTCAAGTTCACGCCGATCTTGATGCTGACCACGGAAGCGTCCGATGACAAGAAGAAGGCCGGGCAGGCGGCGGGCGCAACCGGATGGATCGTGAAACCGTTCAATCCCGAGCAGATGATGGCGGTCATCAAGAAAGTGTTACCGGGGTGA
- a CDS encoding STAS domain-containing protein, with amino-acid sequence MTLKPTGDLTIFEVAALCEELKQTAAAHPQVELDLSEVDKLDASAIQLVIAVRQSEQFVLTGMTDSLRARMADLGA; translated from the coding sequence ATGACCCTCAAGCCGACTGGTGATCTGACAATATTCGAGGTGGCGGCACTCTGCGAGGAACTGAAACAGACCGCTGCCGCCCATCCGCAAGTGGAATTGGACCTGTCCGAAGTCGACAAGCTCGACGCCTCGGCGATTCAACTCGTGATTGCCGTGCGCCAATCCGAACAGTTCGTGTTGACCGGGATGACCGATTCCCTGCGAGCGCGAATGGCCGACTTGGGCGCGTAA
- a CDS encoding OmpA family protein codes for MAKKKHEEHENHERWLVSYADFITLLFAFFVVMYSVSSVNEGKYRTVSDSIKAALNPVNSTPTSRLPFAVGDSKPKMINTDMASANEPVIRRMKEIFKKIHPTLALEMPDIKIVETGNGTIMISLPESILFASGEARVRPEALPFLKSLAQILIEMDRHVRILGHTDNVPIRTAQFPSNWELSAVRAVMVVRIFSELYEVPINHLSATGFADSKPVTTNDTPEGRTKNRRVEIIILEKNLTEETLDSLLPGAPPPALPF; via the coding sequence ATGGCCAAAAAGAAACACGAAGAACACGAGAATCACGAACGATGGCTGGTGTCCTATGCGGACTTCATCACGCTGTTGTTCGCGTTTTTTGTGGTCATGTACTCCGTCTCCTCGGTGAACGAGGGGAAATACCGCACGGTGAGCGACTCTATCAAAGCTGCCTTGAATCCCGTCAATAGTACCCCGACCAGCCGGCTCCCGTTCGCCGTTGGGGACTCCAAGCCCAAAATGATCAACACCGACATGGCCAGCGCGAATGAGCCGGTCATCCGACGGATGAAGGAGATCTTCAAGAAGATCCATCCCACCCTGGCTCTTGAGATGCCGGATATCAAGATCGTGGAAACCGGCAACGGCACCATCATGATTTCGTTGCCCGAATCCATCCTGTTTGCCAGCGGCGAAGCGCGTGTTCGGCCCGAAGCCTTACCTTTCCTGAAATCTCTCGCGCAGATTTTGATTGAAATGGATCGCCATGTTCGAATTCTTGGACACACGGACAATGTGCCGATCCGCACGGCTCAGTTCCCGTCGAACTGGGAACTCTCGGCGGTACGGGCCGTGATGGTGGTGAGAATTTTCTCGGAGCTCTATGAAGTGCCGATCAATCATCTCTCCGCCACCGGCTTCGCCGATTCCAAACCGGTGACCACGAACGATACCCCTGAGGGCCGGACCAAGAATCGCCGGGTGGAAATCATCATCTTGGAAAAGAACCTTACGGAAGAGACGCTCGACTCCCTCCTGCCGGGAGCACCGCCACCGGCTCTGCCGTTTTGA
- a CDS encoding flagellar motor protein has product MDIATIVGVVVAIGSIIGGQALEGGHLSSIMQLTAFIIVAGGTLGACCVQNPLSVVIKALTGATLVITNPPHDVKGTITQILDLANVARKQGLLALEGKLKDLHDPFFKKGIQLIVDGTDPKLLQEILEIEVEHHEEEGVHAAKVWEAAGGYAPTVGILGAVLGLIHVMENLADPSKLGGGIAVAFVATVYGVGLANLFFLPIANKMKFKLKEEAGLRTMVILGLVGLAQGENPRLLQEKLESFLPPHERTKEDKK; this is encoded by the coding sequence GTGGATATCGCAACAATCGTCGGGGTCGTCGTCGCCATCGGGTCGATCATCGGCGGCCAGGCTCTCGAAGGCGGCCATCTCAGCTCCATTATGCAGCTGACGGCCTTCATTATCGTGGCCGGGGGAACCCTGGGCGCCTGCTGCGTGCAAAATCCGCTTTCTGTGGTCATCAAGGCGCTGACCGGCGCCACGCTGGTCATTACCAATCCCCCCCACGATGTGAAGGGCACGATCACCCAGATTCTCGATCTCGCCAATGTGGCACGGAAACAAGGGCTCCTCGCCCTGGAAGGCAAGCTCAAGGACCTGCACGATCCCTTTTTCAAAAAAGGCATTCAACTCATCGTCGATGGAACCGACCCTAAGTTGCTCCAGGAGATCCTGGAGATCGAAGTGGAACATCACGAAGAGGAGGGGGTCCACGCGGCGAAGGTCTGGGAAGCCGCCGGTGGATACGCCCCCACGGTCGGTATTCTCGGTGCCGTGCTCGGTCTCATCCACGTGATGGAAAACCTAGCCGATCCTTCGAAACTGGGTGGTGGTATCGCGGTGGCCTTCGTCGCCACGGTATATGGCGTCGGCTTGGCGAACCTCTTCTTTCTACCGATCGCCAACAAGATGAAGTTCAAACTGAAAGAAGAGGCCGGTTTGCGCACGATGGTCATTCTTGGGCTTGTGGGACTGGCGCAGGGGGAAAACCCCCGGTTGTTGCAGGAAAAGCTTGAGAGCTTCCTCCCTCCGCACGAGCGTACGAAGGAAGACAAGAAGTAA
- a CDS encoding chemotaxis protein CheW gives MSATTQAVPSHYQASAEQPADRLGERAGDDLLQFVICLIGSEEFAVDVLSVQEINRIVEVTRVPKTPSYVEGVINLRGRIIPVLDLRKLFGLSGAQQTTQTRIVVVSVQSRLVGLIVDSVEEVLRVPRSAIEPPPSVGTMAGAEFTQGVGRIDDRLLILVDLNRLLLAKGGA, from the coding sequence ATGAGTGCGACTACACAAGCAGTACCATCCCACTACCAGGCGTCCGCAGAACAACCTGCGGACCGTCTGGGCGAGCGGGCGGGGGACGATCTGTTGCAGTTCGTCATCTGTCTGATCGGCAGTGAGGAGTTTGCGGTCGATGTGCTGAGTGTGCAGGAAATCAACCGGATCGTCGAAGTCACGCGAGTCCCGAAAACCCCCTCCTACGTGGAGGGGGTGATCAATCTCCGGGGCCGCATCATTCCGGTATTGGACCTGCGGAAACTGTTTGGCTTGAGCGGGGCGCAACAAACCACGCAAACCAGAATCGTGGTGGTGTCGGTGCAATCCCGTTTGGTGGGGTTGATTGTGGATTCAGTGGAAGAGGTCCTGCGGGTACCAAGAAGTGCGATCGAGCCACCGCCCTCGGTCGGCACGATGGCCGGAGCCGAATTCACCCAGGGAGTCGGGCGTATCGACGACCGACTTCTAATCCTAGTGGATCTCAACCGATTGCTGCTGGCTAAAGGGGGCGCCTAA
- a CDS encoding DUF3365 domain-containing protein, which yields MGSLMKHMSIGPKFILSISLVALVIISAGLVVLYQTEEAKMDTMMTGRSNLVSTQIMISRAYITQNYVAKIKKSKAGNEIQVVKDHASMADAVPFPATAVREMGEEANRTGLYNVRLISQNPMNPSNTAKDNFENEAIRAIMAGAESYARRDEVNGVPTFRRATVDKATSTACLSCHTNNQVGDVLGMLSMSLPMTQAIVLSNQSLWQTGGLMAAVVVIILVVMYLLLRNIVLQPMAKMSEISRDIAKGEGDLTKRVPADGHDEIAQMGKYFNEFIEKLQHMIKKVAHVTDKVASASVELSATAEEISKGTDTLTSRASQTAAAVEEMNATVGQVAQNSGKAASLAQDTVKTAQEGGTVVSSTISGMQQLSEAVSNSATIISDLGKSSDQIGEIVRTIEDIADQTNLLALNAAIEAARAGEQGRGFAVVADEVRKLAERTTKATKEIGDMIRQIQQDTRGAVDSMQQGTQKVTAGVDLVNKTGEALAQIVRMVSESADMIRQIAVASEEQSVATQQIASDIENVAKVTKESSSGAHESAKASQDLSQLAVELQGIVGGFKL from the coding sequence ATGGGGAGCTTGATGAAGCACATGTCGATCGGACCGAAGTTCATTTTATCAATTTCGCTGGTAGCATTGGTCATCATTTCAGCCGGCCTCGTGGTCCTGTACCAAACGGAAGAAGCGAAGATGGACACGATGATGACCGGACGATCTAACCTGGTTAGCACTCAGATCATGATCAGCCGGGCCTACATCACGCAGAATTATGTGGCGAAGATCAAGAAATCGAAGGCCGGCAACGAGATCCAGGTGGTGAAAGACCACGCGAGCATGGCCGATGCCGTCCCGTTTCCCGCCACGGCCGTTCGTGAAATGGGCGAGGAGGCAAACCGCACCGGGTTGTACAACGTGCGCCTCATTAGCCAGAACCCGATGAACCCGTCTAATACAGCGAAGGATAATTTTGAGAACGAAGCCATCCGGGCGATCATGGCCGGGGCCGAATCCTATGCTCGCCGGGATGAAGTGAACGGGGTGCCGACGTTCCGTCGCGCCACAGTAGATAAAGCCACCTCGACAGCGTGCCTGAGTTGCCACACCAACAACCAGGTCGGCGATGTGCTTGGCATGTTGAGCATGTCGCTGCCGATGACACAGGCCATTGTCCTTTCAAACCAATCGTTGTGGCAGACGGGCGGACTCATGGCCGCCGTCGTCGTGATCATTCTTGTCGTGATGTATCTGTTGCTCCGCAATATCGTCTTGCAGCCGATGGCCAAGATGAGCGAGATCTCTCGCGATATTGCCAAGGGCGAAGGCGATCTGACCAAGCGGGTGCCGGCCGATGGCCACGACGAAATCGCACAGATGGGCAAGTACTTCAACGAGTTCATCGAGAAGTTGCAGCACATGATCAAGAAGGTGGCTCATGTGACGGACAAAGTCGCCTCCGCCTCTGTCGAGCTGTCGGCGACTGCCGAAGAGATCTCGAAGGGTACCGATACCTTGACGTCACGCGCCTCGCAGACCGCGGCCGCGGTGGAAGAGATGAATGCCACTGTCGGACAGGTCGCGCAGAACTCCGGGAAGGCTGCCAGTTTGGCGCAGGATACGGTCAAAACTGCCCAAGAGGGTGGAACGGTCGTGTCGAGCACCATCTCCGGGATGCAGCAGTTGTCTGAAGCGGTGTCGAACTCGGCGACCATCATCTCCGATCTCGGCAAGTCGTCCGATCAGATCGGTGAAATTGTCCGCACGATCGAAGACATCGCCGACCAGACCAACTTGCTGGCGTTGAATGCCGCGATCGAAGCGGCCCGAGCCGGTGAACAGGGGCGTGGATTCGCGGTCGTCGCCGACGAAGTCAGAAAGCTGGCTGAACGGACGACCAAAGCCACGAAGGAAATCGGCGACATGATCCGACAGATCCAACAGGATACGCGCGGAGCCGTCGATTCGATGCAACAGGGTACGCAAAAAGTCACAGCCGGTGTGGACCTGGTCAATAAGACCGGCGAAGCCCTGGCTCAAATCGTCCGCATGGTGTCCGAGAGCGCGGACATGATCAGACAGATCGCCGTGGCCTCCGAAGAGCAGTCGGTTGCGACGCAGCAAATCGCCAGCGACATCGAAAACGTGGCGAAGGTCACGAAGGAATCGTCGTCAGGCGCGCATGAGTCCGCCAAGGCCAGCCAGGACTTGAGCCAGTTGGCGGTCGAGCTGCAGGGGATCGTGGGTGGATTCAAGCTCTAA